ttgtcacgccccccccccccacccccacctattTGATGCCCACCACCAttagttggatttgaaactttgtatggtggaattGTAACTATAAGAACATTTTGCGATAACCCTATGTGAATCTCtttatgagtagtgttggttcggaaaagaactattggttaaagactcatgtttctattaatatacgctgatcatctacaggagaaaaatcataagaaagACTGTACTTACTGTTTGTCTAGACGCTACTGCTCGTCGAAAGTACTTCAGTAGGGTTCTCTACGCAACCTAAAATAAACGACAAATATCGGACAAATTTACATCAGCTGTGTAGTTGCacgttttgtgtgcatttgatcactaggcatagttaattttttacagtattacatttgagaaccaccagttctttAAAAGCTCAGATATGCCTAGTTCATTTTGAtgggtcataataaataatttgcagaaaataattaactatttgtctttttaacgacaaataaagcatcaaagtcttttgggaaaagaaattacacacaaatttcacaagtacctacatgtgaggtgaaactaaacatggattggaaatcactaacaaggcaattatttttttagaaacctctttcatcagtgaaaagggtacaaaagaatttaggcattgcatggtgaggtatcaatatatatttggtttgcggtaacaccatgtgtgtttctacttgccaggtagagtttgttcttagagaactgtctttctttattctactaccacaaagagtagattatcagattttagagagacttgttctgaaaagaactgtcctgctttgtaactatacccgggcggaaggtatagaaaattggctgggacaactactttagctttataggatcataattaactgcactaccgcggagtcaatctcttgacgatgactagagcaagctagtcaaaacgttgagaccaattcaagaactggatagtgatttggttccctattgggcaatccctataggcttctgcttgctttttgttgatatgtctctaattattttactaataatgtaaaaattacacatttctacttattgttgctgtgtgttttgaagtttttaaagcctaagtgaataaataaataaacaaataaataaattacttgatggattggaattggaccaaaattaagtacagtttcaagaaaaaggacaaagctttatggaaagatttctccaaactgtaataacctggttgtctcttcgtcttttatccatatgcttcaagtcctctgcattcttctcactcagcctcttccttgattcaacctcttccctgcaaacagtcaatcaaaacaaacaaagctcggTATTATAACACCAAACTcacaaatctcaactcatgttaatccggcatgggtaggcctatcgtcttcttgatactccaagagtttatgaagacgcaccaaaaattcaatccatactcagtgataccgcctcttgaaatacataattctAAAAACTCCCCCTTTCTGGAGCTCCAGCCCTGGCCCCACGCGTCGACCTGGTATTCTTTAAAAACGTGAGAGcccataatttaataacaacaagtgTTATGCCTCCTGCTGgcatttagagagagagagggactcGGCTTGTATCATGAACTTTGGTAGTTTTAATCACGTTAACACTTGGCTGCCATCTTGATGGAAAGGGGTACATGAGTAGGGGTTAGactctagagggcgctagtcCTGTATGTATGCATGTGTGAATGTGACATCCCCTTTTCTTTAAAGATTAATACAATGGAAATGAAGATTAATCTCAAATCTTTTAAATCAAATGTTCATTAGTCCAGTTTTTTCCTTAAAAAGTTCAGTCCTCCGGAGAAACATTGTTCTGTTTAAAAGAGTCCAGGTTGATTAAACTTACAAATTAAACtgttctttattgtatgacTGTGTGTctgattgtgtgtttttttgttgtgtttagtaACATGATGGTATGTTGTTACAAATCAAGTCTGTTTGGCTTGTTCACTCTCCTGCCTGATCGCGTCACTGTCGGTGTTCCTGATGGGCGGTTAGAAAGCGGTCTGCTCTGGGGTTGTGAAGGAGCATTGCGAACAGGAGTTGGTTTGGtagaactcaggggagctggtCGCAGATGAATCCTGTTTCGTCTGAGCTGACTTCCACTTTCCGTTTCCACATTGTAGGATCGAGGAGTAGTTGATTTGCTCATAACTCTACCTTGGCTCCAGGTTTTGTTAATCGGATTTTGGATGTAGATGGGTTGGTCGTTGAGGAGTTCTTGGATAGGGGTACTGGTAGAGCGTCTGTTGTAGTATTGCGTTTGCGAAGACTGGTCGGCCTGCAGTGTATCTCGCACATCGTCACGATCTGGTGGGGGGTGATGTACTGAAGGTAGTGTCGTCTTGTATTTTCTTCTGTTCAGTAGCTCAGCAGGGGATGcaaggtttgacttgagtgGAGTTGCACGGAGAGTTAGGAGGGCTAAGTTGGGATCGTCCCCTGACTCTCGGCATTTGGTGAGGATTCTCTTCACTGTTTGGATATGTCTTTCAATGAATCCATGACCTCTGGGGTAGTAGGGTGAAGAAGTTTGGATCCGAAAACCGTACTGCTGTGCTAGGGCTCGGAATTGGGAAGAGGTGAACTGCGTGCCATTGTCACATACGATAACCTCTGGGATGCCTTGTTCGGCAAAGAGCACACGTGAAACTCTTGTGATGGTGCTTGCAGTGAGGTTGTCAAGTTTACGGATAAACGGAAATTTGGAGTAATAATCCGCGATGATCAGGTACCAGACCTTGTCGTGGTGGAAGAGGTCAGCTCCAAGGGTGTGCCATGGACGTGGTGGAACTTCCATACTGATCATTGGTTCACGCTGCTGAGAACGCTGGTATTTCTGGCATGCATGGCAATTTGTCACCAtattgtcaatgtctttgtatATACCTGGCCAGTAGACACAAGATTTTGCACGCAGCTTGCACTTGTCGATGCCCTGGTGACCGCTGTGGATCTGTTGTAGTATGTTCTGTCGCAGAGAATTTGGAATCACGATTCTACTGCCAACCAGGACTGTGCCGTCTTCTATGGCTACGTCATCTCGGACTGACCAGTATGGTCTGATGGAGCATTGTATTTTCTTGATGCTGTCAGGCCAGCCGTCTGTGACTTGTTGTTTCAGCAGCTGGAGGGTCATGTCTGTGGCTGTCTCTTGCCTTATCAGCTCCAACTTTGTTGGTGTCACGCTCACGACATGGTGTATACGGACTTTCATCTCTGGTATCTCATGCTTTTCCACTGGGGAGAGTCGGGAGAGTGCATCCGCAACGACCATCTCTTTACCAGGCTTGTAGCGTATTTCTATATCGTAAGCCTGTAGACGCAGAAGTATGCGCTGTAGTCGTGGTGGGGCCTGCATTAAGTTTTTCTTGTGGATATGCTGGAGTGGGCGGTGGTCACTTTCCACGAGAAATCTTCTACCGTACAGGTAAGTATGAAACTTCTCACATCCATATAGGACTGCTAGTAATTCTCGCTCTATGTTTGCATATCGTGTCTTTGCTGGTGTGAGAGCTTTTGATGCAAATGCTATCGGACGACCTTTTTGTACTAGGGTTGCTCCTAGTCCTCTGGTTGATGCGTCAACTTGCAGTATTACAGGCTGCTTCTGGTCGTAGTAAGCGAGTGTGGTGTCTGATGCTATCAGAGCTTTGATGGAGTTGAACACTTTTGTGTGTGATGGAGACCAGATGTACTCAACATCTTCACGAAGGAGTGTCCGCAGTGATGCGGAGTGTTCAGCTAATTGAGGGATGAATGGGCCCATGTAGTTGACCAGCCCTAGGAAGGTTCGCAGTTGTTTCCTATCACCTGGGGGCTGCATCATTTCAACCGCCTTTACTTTATCTGGGTTGGGCCTCACTCCATCGGGTGAGTATATCAGTCCGAAGAAACTACATTCAGTCGTTTTGATGATGCATTTTTCGGCATTCAACTTGATCCCTGCACGTCTGGTGTGTTCCATAGCTTCATGAAGGTGTATGTCATGGTCTCTTGCGCTTTTGCCGAATACTTGTATATCGTCAGCGATGCCCACAGTGCCTTCACAGCCACGATAGGTTTCGTCTATCTTTTGCTGAAAGACATCCTGACTCATCCTGAGACCAAAGGGCATTCTCAAGAATCTGTATCGGCCAAAAGGGGTGTTGAATGTGGTGAGGTACGTAGACTGTTCATCTAGTTCGACATTCCAATAGCCGTTTCTGGCATCAAGCTTGCTAAACATTTTAGCACCGGATAGCTTAGGTGTGATTTCTTCGAGAGTAGGCACAGGGTAGTGATCTCTTTTGATGGCTCGGTTGAGGTCCTTGGGATCTAGACATAGGCGCAGTCGACCGTTTGCTTTCTCACGTATCACTAGTGAGTTAACCCAGTCTGTTGGCTTGGAAACTTTCATGATAATCGCTTTGGATTCCATCTCATCTAAATCTCCCTTAAGTTTATCTCTGATCTCCAAGGGAACCCTACGTGGTGGGTGTATAACCGGTCTAGCTTCCGAGAGTGATGTGGTATTTAAAGTTCTCAAAACAGCCAACAGTGCCATCGAAACAATCGGGATACATTTTGAGGAGGTCAGATTTACTCCTGATATTTGGCCTCTCGAGAAGTGGTGTATTTCTTTGGATGTATTTTGGAGAACGATGTGGTGTTGGTGATTCAGTTGTCGTCACCGATGGGTCAGCGAAGTGGACGCGCTGACCGCTGCATGTATCTTTCATGAGCTTTTCCTGTTGAAGTTGGACAGGATTATTTGTTTGCTCATTTTCCACCACAGTTGTTGTTTCCACTGCACAGTGTAATGTGATCAAGTTCAGGGCTTGGCATGTCTTTAGGCCAAGGATTGCTGGGCCCGCTGCATCAGTGACGTAGAAAACGCAGTTGTGCTTTGTGTCGTTGTACATGCAGGGGATTTTCACTGTGCCcagttgcttgattttggaTCCGCCATATGCAGTGAGTGCCATTTTGCTTGTTTCCAGCGTGCTGGGCTCTGGATTTCCGTTACTGTCCAATTTCTCTGGAAAAATGATGCGGAAAAAATGGACTGGCAGAAGGTTACTCTGAGCACCAGTGTCTACTTTGCACCGGAGCATGATTGGTTTTCTGCCTTTGTGGTTTATGCGTAACTTTGCAAAAACTTCATCTCTCGTGTCGTCGGATGAACCAATACTGCTGACTTCTATGGTGCCAATGGTGAGGTATTCATCAATAATTTCCTCTTCGTCAAGGTAATGCACTCGTCTGCGTGGAGATTTGTGGGGAGGTTTGCGTTTTGGGGGTTTCCCAGATCTGCATACCGATTGCCAGTGGTTCTCTTTCCCACAGTTTCGGCAAGTACTACCATAGGTGGGGCAGTTGCTCTTTGGTTTTAGATCGTGCACCCGGCCGCAATTGTAGCATGTAGGCGGTTTGTTTCCTTTTCCTGGCTGTTTGGATCTGGTTATGCGTGATGCGTTTATGGACTGTTCAGTCTTGCCGGCTGTGTTTGAGTTGCGGCTTGTTTCTGGTAGGGACTCGAGTTGATTTGTAGTTGCTTCATGGCTTCGAGCAACGTCGATGGCATCATTTAGCGTTAGTTTCTCGTCCCTTCCTATCAGCACTTTTTGTACGTCTTTGTGTTCCAAGTGTTTCTGGAAGCGGGACAGTAGCTTATCTGGCTTTTTTCTGTCTTCCTCTTCTTCAAAGGTCCAGCTATTGTATTTATCTAAACCTTGTTCTCCTACCCATAGGAGGAGATAACTTGCTCTCTCTTCATCATTTGCTGATTTTAGTACGCTGCAAAACATTAGTTCACGCTTTTGTTTGAACCTGGAGAACGTTGCCACAATATCTGGCGCTTCCCAGTCCATCTGGGGGGCTGAGACTGCAGAGCTGAACGCCATCGTAATGTATTGTATTACAGTTACACAGTATAGTATAATTAAAGTTCTCAGTTCTGTTTTCAACGTTTTGTTTACGTGAGCAAAAACGGCAAGAAAATCACACTTTTATTGATATGATGACTTTGTTTTGCTACTCACATAACTCTTCAGTTTACCGCTGCCACCATGTAATGCCTCCTGCTGgcatttagagagagagagggactcAGCTTGTATCATGAACTTTGGTAGTTTTAATCACGTTAACACTTGGCTGCCATCTTAATGGAAAGGGGTACATGAGTAGGGGTTAGactctagagggcgctagtcCTGTATGTATGCATGTGTGAATGTGACAACAAGTATGCTAGTAGTAGTACAATAATTTCGCTGCATTGgcctgcaacccccccccccctccctccccctgggttaaacaacagaggaactgcagttgaaatgaccagatagagaaaggaccaataatactataattaataccagtatcagccgccagacttgagatttgctgaattgggcccgccagacacccccccccctcctgggttaaacatctgaggaaccacctaaaaccaagttgaaatgaccactgatgacactattcccaatacgcttgccctatacacagaattcactgcttccgtaagcgctgattctttgctcacggtaagcagtgccatgaaattgggcccagctggagctgtttataaccggctttctgtgctagcctttcaagcgtagaatgcctagaaacgtgcagtaggcacgcacaaaagccaaaattcgccgctaacccatgaaatacgcttgccgtatacacagaattccctgcttccgcaagcgctgattctttgctcacggaaagcagtgccatgaaattgggccctgctggagctgtttataaccggctttctgagctagccttttaagcgtagaatgcctagaaacgtggagtaggcacgcgcaaaagccaaaattcgccactaacccatgaaatacgcttgccgtatacacagaattccctgcttccgtaagcgctgattttttgcttacggtaagcagagccatgaaattgggcccagctggagctgtttataaccggccggcttccgcgtgtcaggcctCTGACGCCAATATACTCATGCcgaacgcgcaattcatagcttttagtaacagggcgtaatctatttctaagcgcgcgcgaatatctatttctaagcgcgctttttaacaaaagggcatttatgaatgggaataaaagagtagtgacttgttcttaaacgtatgttgccgtgcgatataggccctcgccttctgctcgggcctttatcacctggcaacgaccctgctggttttaaacggccaataaagaactcgtcgcttcccttttgttcccctatcaaatgtccatcaattgaacagataaacagttcttgaacttggttcatgaactgctctaatgaacatgttgtgaactgtttaaggcatgttcatggactgatcatgaacattcttgaaagttatcgagtcaaattccatcttacctgatggggtagattgttagatgcatagagctatatataacTACGTATGTACAGctgatgacaattagttaacaacagggtggaccacgtgaaggttgtcatctcccaccccacaaaagggatcgtaatacatctgagtgtgtaaccattacaacaattgcttctttgtaatgttaccccctctaattattatttattattattattattttatgttattattatattatataaccttgttcatgagtactctatacagctaagacaatggcatgacctttgtatacatacaaccttgttaatgagtactctatacagctaagacaatgtcatgacctttgtaattataaaccttgttaatgagtactctatacagataagataatgtcatgacctttgtaattataaaaccttgttaatgagtattctttacagctaag
The sequence above is drawn from the Asterias rubens chromosome 9, eAstRub1.3, whole genome shotgun sequence genome and encodes:
- the LOC117294680 gene encoding uncharacterized protein K02A2.6-like — protein: MESKAIIMKVSKPTDWVNSLVIREKANGRLRLCLDPKDLNRAIKRDHYPVPTLEEITPKLSGAKMFSKLDARNGYWNVELDEQSTYLTTFNTPFGRYRFLRMPFGLRMSQDVFQQKIDETYRGCEGTVGIADDIQVFGKSARDHDIHLHEAMEHTRRAGIKLNAEKCIIKTTECSFFGLIYSPDGVRPNPDKVKAVEMMQPPGDRKQLRTFLGLVNYMGPFIPQLAEHSASLRTLLREDVEYIWSPSHTKVFNSIKALIASDTTLAYYDQKQPVILQVDASTRGLGATLVQKGRPIAFASKALTPAKTRYANIERELLAVLYGCEKFHTYLYGRRFLVESDHRPLQHIHKKNLMQAPPRLQRILLRLQAYDIEIRYKPGKEMVVADALSRLSPVEKHEIPEMKVRIHHVVSVTPTKLELIRQETATDMTLQLLKQQVTDGWPDSIKKIQCSIRPYWSVRDDVAIEDGTVLVGSRIVIPNSLRQNILQQIHSGHQGIDKCKLRAKSCVYWPGIYKDIDNMVTNCHACQKYQRSQQREPMISMEVPPRPWHTLGADLFHHDKVWYLIIADYYSKFPFIRKLDNLTASTITRVSRVLFAEQGIPEVIVCDNGTQFTSSQFRALAQQYGFRIQTSSPYYPRGHGFIERHIQTVKRILTKCRESGDDPNLALLTLRATPLKSNLASPAELLNRRKYKTTLPSVHHPPPDRDDVRDTLQADQSSQTQYYNRRSTSTPIQELLNDQPIYIQNPINKTWSQGRVMSKSTTPRSYNVETESGSQLRRNRIHLRPAPLSSTKPTPVRNAPSQPQSRPLSNRPSGTPTVTRSGRRVNKPNRLDL